The Sphingosinicellaceae bacterium genome includes the window GCCTGCTCGGGCACCTCGTCGGCGCGATCACCGGCGGCGCAATCACCCGCAAGTCGAGCTTCCTGCTCGACAGCCTCGGCAAGCAGGTGTTCGCGCCCGGCATCGAGATCATGGACGATCCGCACCGTATCCGTGGCCTGCGCTCGCGCCCGTTCGACGGCGAGGGGCTGGCGACGACCCCGACCCCGATCATCCGCGACGGCGTGCTGACCCAGTGGCTGCTCGATTCGAGCGCGGCGCGGCAGCTTGGCCTCGCCCCGACCGGGCACGCAGTACGCGGCACCAGCGGGCCTCCGGGCGCGGGTCCGGCCAACCTGCACATGGCGGCGGGCACGCAGACGCCAACCGAACTGATGGCCGGCATCAAGCGCGGCATTTACGTCACCGAGCTGATCGGTATGGGCGCCAACGGCCTGACCGGCGACTACAGCCGGGGTGCGTCGGGCTTCCTGATCGAGGACGGCGAGCTGACCGTGCCCGTCGCCGAGGTGACGATCGCGGGCAATCTCAAGGACATGTTCCTCAACCTGACGGTCGCGAACGATCTCGATTTCCGCCACGCCACCAATGTGCCCACGATCCGCATCGAGGGCATGACGCTCGCCGGTGCCTGACGTCCTCGAGCAAGGCGGGGGAGACGATCTCGCCCTGCTCGTGCGCTGCGTCCGTGCGGCGAGCGAACTCGCGATGGCCAGCTTCCACGACAAGGTCGAGGTCTGGGACAAGTCGCCGGGCAACCCGGTCAGCGCCGCCGACATTGCCTGCGACGACTATCTGAAGGACCGCCTGCTCGGCGCCCGCCCTGGCTACGGCTGGCTGTCGGAGGAGACCGCCGACGCACCCGACCGGCTGGCCTGCGAGCGCGTCTGGGTAGTCGATCCGATCGACGGGACCCGCGACTTCGTCCGCGGCCGCACCGGCTGGTGCGTCTCGGTGGCGCTGGTCGAGCATGGCCAGCCGGTGCTCGCGGCGCTGGCGGCCCCGGCGCGCGGGCAGTTGTTCGTCGCCACCAAGGGGCGCGGCGCGCAGTGCAACGGGGTCCGGCTGCGGACCAGCGGGCTGGCGACGCTGGAGAACGTTCGCCTGCCGATGGACCCGCCCAATCTCACTGCGGCGTTCTGGCCGTCGCCGTGGCCGGGCAGCGTCGTCGAGAAGCCGAACAGCCTGGCGCTCCGCCTCGCCAAGATCGCCAGCGCCGAGGCAGATGCGTGGCTGGAGGGCCGCACTGTCAACGAATGGGACCTCGCCGCCGCCGCGCTGATCTGCACCGAGGCCGGCGGCACCGTCACCGACCGCGCCGGGCGGCCCCTGGCGTTCAACCAGCCCGACCCGGTCATCCACGGCGTCGCCGCCGCGTCGAGCCCTGAACTGCAGGGTGAGGTCCGCGAGCGGCTTGACTACGCGCTCAAGGCACTCGGAGCGGCGCGGCGGCGTTAGCGAAATGCGTCCGCTTCCGGACGTGGGGCAATACAGGGAAGGGCCGTCACCGATGCGTCTGCCGACGACCGCCACCGCACCCTTCTGCCCGCCCGAGGTAGTCGGCACGGTCGCCGTGCCGGTCGGGCTGTCGCTGCTGCAGAAGTTCTTCCGCTTTGCCGGTCCGGGGCTGCTCGTCTCGGTCGGCTACATGGACCCCGGCAACTGGGCGACCGACATCGAGGCCGGGTCGCGCTACGGCTATGCCCTGCTGTTCGTCGTCGTCGCGTCGAGCCTGGCGGCGATCGTGCTGCAGACGCTGGCCGCCCGGCTCGGCATCGCCTCGGGCCGCGACCTCGCGCAGATCGCACGGGACCGCTATTCGCCCGCCGTCGCGCGCTTCCTGTGGGTGCTCGCCGAAATCTCGATCATCGCCTGCGACGTGGCCGAGGTGCTCGGCAGCGCGCTGGCGATCAAGTTGCTGTTCGGCCTGCCGCTGTGGCTCGGCGTCTGCCTGACCGCGTTCGACACGGTGCTGGTGCTCGGCCTCGCGGGTCGGGGATTCCGCAGCGTCGAGGCGATCGTGCTGGCGCTGGTCGCGACGATCGCGGCGTGCTTCGCCATCCAGCTGGCGATCGTCCAGCCGAGCCTGACGGCGATCCTGCCCGGGTTTATCCCTGACCCGGCCAAGCTTGCCGACCCGCACGCGTTGTACCTCGCCATCGGCATCCTCGGCGCGACGGTGATGCCGCACAATCTGTACTTGCACTCGTCGATCGTGCAGACCCGGGTGGTCGCCCCGACGGTGCCGGCGCGGCGCGAGGCGATCCGCTTCTCGACCGCGGACATCGTCGTGTCGCTGCT containing:
- a CDS encoding 3'(2'),5'-bisphosphate nucleotidase CysQ, encoding MASFHDKVEVWDKSPGNPVSAADIACDDYLKDRLLGARPGYGWLSEETADAPDRLACERVWVVDPIDGTRDFVRGRTGWCVSVALVEHGQPVLAALAAPARGQLFVATKGRGAQCNGVRLRTSGLATLENVRLPMDPPNLTAAFWPSPWPGSVVEKPNSLALRLAKIASAEADAWLEGRTVNEWDLAAAALICTEAGGTVTDRAGRPLAFNQPDPVIHGVAAASSPELQGEVRERLDYALKALGAARRR
- a CDS encoding Nramp family divalent metal transporter, which produces MRLPTTATAPFCPPEVVGTVAVPVGLSLLQKFFRFAGPGLLVSVGYMDPGNWATDIEAGSRYGYALLFVVVASSLAAIVLQTLAARLGIASGRDLAQIARDRYSPAVARFLWVLAEISIIACDVAEVLGSALAIKLLFGLPLWLGVCLTAFDTVLVLGLAGRGFRSVEAIVLALVATIAACFAIQLAIVQPSLTAILPGFIPDPAKLADPHALYLAIGILGATVMPHNLYLHSSIVQTRVVAPTVPARREAIRFSTADIVVSLLLASLVNAAILILAGATFHGSGNTNVADIEDAWRLLTPLTGAAIAAPLFAVALFASGQSATFTGTIAGQIILEGFLDLRIPCWQRRLITRGLALVPALTGVLWFGDHAVGKLLVLTQVVLSAQLPFAIYPLVRFTGDRSIMGQFASPVWLRALAWVLFAVIAAANIWLVVDFLG